The Salvelinus fontinalis isolate EN_2023a chromosome 32, ASM2944872v1, whole genome shotgun sequence nucleotide sequence TTGAAATGTTATTCGAAAATAaaatgggagataatgtctagatggcTGGGTTGATGAAAGTGGATTGCAGTGTCCTTGTACAGGTTTTGATCTACTCCGTGTTCtatgggtcccaaatggcactctttcccctatatagtgcactacataatgaatatggtgccatttgggacagacctAGCTGCAAACTATGAAAATAAGACCTCACCCTTTTTTTCCCTTCTTGTGTTCCCTGTATTTACCCTGCATACACTTTCAATTAATATTCAGGAATTTCTTCCAATATTCCTGGGAAGCAAACGACCACAGTTATGGCATTATGTTAGTTATCCAATATGACCCTGATAACTTCTTGTTCAAACCACATCTGTGCAAACAAGATTTTATTGTGACTCAAATACATTCACAAGACAGCTCATAAGATAAATTGGCTCATTTAAATATACAAAATGTACACAGACTCACATCACACAAATGACGTGTTTGTGCCCTCTTTTGAGATATCAATAGCATGATGGGATAgtcatttaaataaataataaacataAATGTCCCTCGTAGAATAATTGTTCACAAACAGGTGCATTAACATGGATCGGAGTGTTAATGGATTATACATGACCATTATGAGCATAATCATCAACCAATCTAATACTCGATTCAAGTGCTGTGGGCCCTATATTCCACCTGTTTACCTCGTTTAGCTTCAGCTAAACCTGTCGCTGGCTTCCTCCTTAAAGTTGTGACTAACCAGAGTCCTTGACTGAGAGCCTAACTCAGCCCCAACCCCTAACAACCCACTCATCCCAGACTCTGCCTCCCCCTGAAAGTCTGCCTGCTCCACTTTCACCTGCCCGCCCTGTGAGAGAAACCCCTCCCCGAACCCATAAGCATAACCATCGTCCGTGTCGGCAGCCGCTCTGGTGTTACTACTGGCAGCAGCGCTATCACAGCTGGCGGCCAGTCTCTCACAGCGGGCCTGGTGGCGCAGGAAACTGTCCCTCCAGATCACCTTCTTCCCACACAGGCCACACTCATAAGGCCGCAGCCCACCATGGGTCTTCAGATGCTTGGTCAAGTGGTGCTTCATCTTGAAGCTCTTGGTGCACACAGGGCAGGCGAAGGGCCGCAGGTTGAGGTGCTGCATCTTGACGTGGCGGTCACGCATGCTCTTCAGGGTGTAGGCCTTCCCACAGTGGCAGAAGTGCACTTTGCCCGTGTAAGGGGCCCCagcaagggagagggaggaggaagaggggatggggggtgaggaggaaggggggaatGGAGCAGGGGATGGGGACAGGTGGCAGCTGGATGTTGGGGTACCATCACCATGGGTAATTTCTGCCCCAGAGGGCCAGTTCAACTCTTGGGCCCCCAGGATAAAGTCATTGTTATCAGGAGAGTCAGGTACTAAGGGTCTCTGAGAAACTTGCCCGGTGCCATCCTCAATCTCATCATAGGTGCCCCTTCCAAAAGCACCATCTGCAAATCGGCCAAAGTCCActtcctcctcatcttcttcATCGTCTTCTCTTCTGTAGTATTCCTCTCCAGCTTGCGGCCTAGCTACTTGCTGAGACCAGGGACCGGCCTGCCACTGCATCCGGGATGAGGGTGTAGGAGCTGGGCAGGAAGGGCCAGGAATCACATCATCTGGATCAACAACATGGGGAGAAGTCAGGGCTGAGCTTCTCCCCAGcggtctctcctctttcttctgcaGCTCCCCTGAGCTCTTTTTCCCCTCTGGCTGTCCTCCCTCTTCAACTTGGTGTACACTAGTGTGGAAGTCTCCTGGAGAAATACAAAACAGAGAGATGTACAATGTACAAAGGACATACACGTAGATAATTATATAATGGTACTCTATTTAAGGTACAGGGATGTGTGCTTATCACATATTGGTGCTGATCATCTCATAAATAGGAGACAATTGTTTAAAAttatcagcagttgaaacaataaaggATATTCCCTGCCCcagtttcggtaaaaagctgatgGATGGGGTTAgataaatgtaaccactcaaaaaACACAACATAGCTATGGGTGCATCCATGATTTAAAAattatagcctcaacatggttaaaactacaaaaagaaaggaggaccaaggcactctaaatataattaattaaaatgcctttatttgtatggcatgttcaatagaaacaaagttttaaaaatccaacgcgtttcggctgcatggccttcgtcggGGAGTACAAAGAAAttatacaatgtcctcttttgaacagcttttcTAATTAGCCCTAatttgaagagggagtggttacaaaatTGATGGGACACaacctagtaagcaatactatacatattaaaaagtgaaatactgtagctatgttatcataaaaCTACAAATCCAAGCTAGAAGTATCAGAACACTTAAAAAGGTAGTTCTAACCTTTAaaatatgactgggagaagtgtcaagaataagaaagcaatatattccatagtacactagaacacagcaaaacatgaacaacagtctaaacatagctgagggcaattaAGCGAactgtccactagatgacagcaaatggacctaTCACGACCttacaggaagggtgagaaattCATATCttaatttaaaccagggtacttagtggcctgtagtttgtaaatcccaaaactttccctttggtttaactgtttaagacggtccccttttctaatagaggccggaacatgatcaatacccatagcttgtagggaggcagggttgccatggtgtaaggacttgtagtgccttgccatggggtagtcttcattgcctacccgtatggcgtacCTGTGTTCCGCTAAGCGGTCTTGAAGGTGTCACTTTGTCtgtccaatgtagaacaccttgcactgtaggcaatgaagactaccccatagCAAGGCGCTACAAGTATTTACAccgtaaaacaagcttatatttggggttctgaggggttacgacagttgaactaagctcatgtggCATTTATAAGGTATAATCTTCAAGAAtcaaatgggtacatatcattaatttataagtccaaaaattaatgtagcaactgcagaatGCCCATTTGAGAGAGAGACTTTTATAAACAACCAACCCAGGCATATCAATCGCCAAGTCCGgtttacatttcacattctagGAGTACATACCAGAGTTTTCTCTCCGCTCAGgcacctccctcttctcctcttcccccctttcTTCATTTGCTTCAATCCCTCTTTCAGTCCCTCTCTTCTCCTGAGGCTCTTCCCCAAAGCCCCCTCCACTTCCTCTATCCCTGCCATGGAGTTTCTCAGCACTTGGTGGCACTGCCCTCTGTCTCAGTCTAGCTCGCAGTCTCAACGCCTCACCAGGAATCCCCCCATGCCTGGTGTGGCTATGGTCCAGTCCTCTCCCATCATGATGGCTTAGGGGGCTGGCTTTGCTGTGGCTGGACATCCACACCTCCTCACAGCTGGAGTAGTCACTCTCCCCGGCAGGGTGGTAGTCCAGGTGTGAGTCAGCTAGGTGCTGGGCAGGCATGGATATGACTTGCTGGGGTGAGGACCTGGGGCGGCTCCACCTGGGGAACTGCTGGGGCCTCCTCCACGTGGCCAATGGAGGCAGAGAATTCTGCTCCTGGCCATAAGGCCTCCTCTCCttacctttcccctctctctccatgtatAGGCAGTCGGTGCTGCTTGGGGACTGCTGCCTTGAGGAGGCACCGTGGTGTGTGGCAGCTGCAGCATCCCCAGGGTTGCATTCTGCTGGGGGTCGAGGTCTCTTCAGGATCTCTGTACACTTGTCAACAATATGCCACATCTGGAGGAAGCTGGCTACAGTCACGTAGTTGACAATGTCATCACGCACTATGCTCagttggccggtgtaggctgaaCTCAGGACACTCTCAAAGGCCACAGGATCCATGACAGAGGGCAGAGACACTGTCGTCACATTCTTCAGCAACACCTGGTGAAAGTGATAACAAAAAAATTGGATTTCACAATAGAGGTCCACAAGGCTCCACCTGTAGCCGAATATCTGAGACGGGATCTGAGCGTGTCCGGATCCAGAATTTAAAATAATGTCACGGGTCTGATAAAATTACACATACCCGTGACAATCCTAACGGACTTGTCCGGAAGAACCCATATAGATGGAACGCGACTGCtgcagtagagcgagagagaaatatTATTTATGCTGCTGCTCTTTGCTTTTCACAAGAGTGGCGAgtgtagcttgttgttggccaatcataagtcatcaaAGCAACAACAAGCTACAGTCAGAGCCTTCCTGTGGGGCAAAAGGAGATATGCTACAAtgaccaagagccaacaggtaggctATTACTTTatattctgaatggagttgttgttTGTAACTGTGTAGGACGAGAAAGCGCATGCAGCCGCCATTAGCCTAACTAGCTTCTcccggtttgatgcagtcaagacaggtatTATGTAATCATATTcgatgataaataacctagctagGGCAACTAATAGTCTATTATAGCATGAGTCGCCTTGGTTAGTTGCGGtctctcgtctctccctccctcctccatttgtCACTCACACTCAGTagcccacacacagagagagagagagagcatggccCCATGGCCCCTAGAGCTTCACCTCTATCTACCTCAATTTATTAGCTCCGGTTACTAAAGTAGCTTAAAAATTGGCgtttctgctgcttccctcacttGATCTGTTGTACTCAGGTCCATTTGGAACGGGTCTCTATATTGTAGAAAAGTATTTATGTATATCGGGTCCGGATGGGAAATACCAGATCTATTTCGGAACAGGTCCAACTTCAGATAGACAACTCTCACAACAAATCACAAGTTTGTGTCGGCTTAAAAATGTGGGCGGGAATTGTGCTAGGGCAACAAACGGATAAGGCAGTGACGTACGAAAGCCAGATCTCCCCATCACTGCCTTTTCCTCTATGCCAAACTGACCTTGTTAACAAACAGAGGTGTAAGCCAGAACATTGGTACATTGTGTCAACCCAAGAAAGACTACTagtacacacactcatataaacATGGACAGACAAACCTGATCGTGAAAGTATGGCGAGGAGGCAGCCAGCACACAGCGGTGGGCCCTGAACACCTGTCCCTGCACCTGGATGGAGAGGTCACAGAGCCGTCCTTCTTCCCGCTGTCGATTTAGGCTGTCCAAAACCGCTGCACGCACACCGGGGAAGCATACTTGAACCATCGGGCCAGCAGGGGCACCAGAGACTATGCTAATGCAGCCCTGATCCATTGAGCCTAAAGCCAGGGAAGAAGAAAtttgtgttagctagctagcagtaaaGGTTAGTGCTATCTgggaatccttgggacgtccctacccaaAACTTTAatttgtgatggggggggggggggggggataaatcgATACCTTTACATATCAGGATattatttttccttcatagcttgttttcagcacttttttcCCCCATGACTCATCAACACTTTCTCATAGCTCTTTCTTGTCCCTCTGTAGCCCAATATTGGACTAAAAGAGCCTAACGTTACTCCTTAGCCCAAGGACCCTGCACGTTCCGTTTGTCTCTGGAAGCcaaaaacagccaaatactctaTTTAAaatgtgaatcgattctcaatttcAGTACGGTTCTCTAATTTCATCACACCAAAATAAATTTCAACAAAtgcaaaacacacactttacactCTTTTACCTCAGATGCGAccaacagtatttttcagtgacaacaaGTTTGTGCCATCTGTCTTCCGTTTAATAACCACAGGTAGTCCACACGGTCTTACTCTGCTTTCCATAGacaagcgctgtaacatggaaatatggcCCTAAGCCTACTTTTccttcttcgatgaggtttaatgacggttggcatccaataaatgttggGATTACTGCCACCTTCTAGATAATCCCtttatactttgcttgaaaataaaaatgttaaaatcaacaaataccctaccatctaatccaccaccctactccactatttaaatatatCTAGTTCTACCTCAGGCCGACagcctgaaaggatgggacaccaccactcaacacaccctgtaactttGATGTCAAATCTCGCACACCCAAATagctctctgcagctgccaccacaaccttcCCTGCAGCAACCATTGCTATAAAATGCAAAAAATCAAAATCTTACTGAAGCATATATTActtgttggcctatccctctgtactggtacagatctactactcctctcaggatccctcccccttgacccatTTTCCACCACTTTCTTCACTGCCTATTGCATACGACAACTTCTGCaatactctaaccctggaaacctcaacctgcctctctcgcacagGACAATTCTGATCCCGAGCCctatgggcacccctacaattaacaaataacactactttccccaatgctacacattcctttgtctcatgtccttctgcacacttctcacatctccctcctacacactgctgccacttgcccataagcttgacacctgtaacaatgtAATGTTGTCAGCACAAAAGCTTGTACAATATCACTTGAAGTattcagtgccttcggaaagtaaatcagacccattgacttttcacattttgttacgttgacttattctaaaacggattaaataaaactatttcctcaatctacacacaataccccataatgacaaagcgaaaacaggtttttagaaatgttagcaaatttattaaaatcaaaaaacataaataacttatttacataggtattaagaccctttgctatgagactcaaaattgagctcaggtgcatcttgtttccagtGATCATCCTTAACACGTTTCTccaacttgtttggagtccatgtccaatcaattgaatttaccacaggtgatttggaaggtcccacagttgacagtgcatgtcagatcaaaaaccaagccatgaggtcaaaggaattgtccgtagagcttcgagacaggaatgtcgaggcacaaatctggggaagggt carries:
- the LOC129831459 gene encoding zinc finger and BTB domain-containing protein 22-like isoform X2, whose translation is MDPVAFESVLSSAYTGQLSIVRDDIVNYVTVASFLQMWHIVDKCTEILKRPRPPAECNPGDAAAATHHGASSRQQSPSSTDCLYMEREGKGKERRPYGQEQNSLPPLATWRRPQQFPRWSRPRSSPQQVISMPAQHLADSHLDYHPAGESDYSSCEEVWMSSHSKASPLSHHDGRGLDHSHTRHGGIPGEALRLRARLRQRAVPPSAEKLHGRDRGSGGGFGEEPQEKRGTERGIEANEERGEEEKREVPERRENSGDFHTSVHQVEEGGQPEGKKSSGELQKKEERPLGRSSALTSPHVVDPDDVIPGPSCPAPTPSSRMQWQAGPWSQQVARPQAGEEYYRREDDEEDEEEVDFGRFADGAFGRGTYDEIEDGTGQVSQRPLVPDSPDNNDFILGAQELNWPSGAEITHGDGTPTSSCHLSPSPAPFPPSSSPPIPSSSSLSLAGAPYTGKVHFCHCGKAYTLKSMRDRHVKMQHLNLRPFACPVCTKSFKMKHHLTKHLKTHGGLRPYECGLCGKKVIWRDSFLRHQARCERLAASCDSAAASSNTRAAADTDDGYAYGFGEGFLSQGGQVKVEQADFQGEAESGMSGLLGVGAELGSQSRTLVSHNFKEEASDRFS
- the LOC129831459 gene encoding zinc finger and BTB domain-containing protein 22-like isoform X1, with the translated sequence MDQGCISIVSGAPAGPMVQVCFPGVRAAVLDSLNRQREEGRLCDLSIQVQGQVFRAHRCVLAASSPYFHDQVLLKNVTTVSLPSVMDPVAFESVLSSAYTGQLSIVRDDIVNYVTVASFLQMWHIVDKCTEILKRPRPPAECNPGDAAAATHHGASSRQQSPSSTDCLYMEREGKGKERRPYGQEQNSLPPLATWRRPQQFPRWSRPRSSPQQVISMPAQHLADSHLDYHPAGESDYSSCEEVWMSSHSKASPLSHHDGRGLDHSHTRHGGIPGEALRLRARLRQRAVPPSAEKLHGRDRGSGGGFGEEPQEKRGTERGIEANEERGEEEKREVPERRENSGDFHTSVHQVEEGGQPEGKKSSGELQKKEERPLGRSSALTSPHVVDPDDVIPGPSCPAPTPSSRMQWQAGPWSQQVARPQAGEEYYRREDDEEDEEEVDFGRFADGAFGRGTYDEIEDGTGQVSQRPLVPDSPDNNDFILGAQELNWPSGAEITHGDGTPTSSCHLSPSPAPFPPSSSPPIPSSSSLSLAGAPYTGKVHFCHCGKAYTLKSMRDRHVKMQHLNLRPFACPVCTKSFKMKHHLTKHLKTHGGLRPYECGLCGKKVIWRDSFLRHQARCERLAASCDSAAASSNTRAAADTDDGYAYGFGEGFLSQGGQVKVEQADFQGEAESGMSGLLGVGAELGSQSRTLVSHNFKEEASDRFS